In the genome of Leptospiraceae bacterium, the window TTAACAAACATGAGGGAAATTTTAGAAAATGTGAAAAATAAGATATTGTATTTCAAATTTTGAGTTATCGTTTTTCTTCGTTGGTTTTCAATAAAGCTAAGAAAGCCTCTTGTGGGATTTCCACGGATCCAATCATCTTCATTCTTCGTTTCCCTTCTTTTTGTTTTTCTAATAGCTTTTTCTTTCTTGTGATGTCTCCACCGTAGCATTTTGCTAATACATTTTTTCGCAGGGCGGAAATGTTTTCTCTTGCAATCACTTTTGAACCTATGGCTGCTTGGAGGGGTATTTGAAATTGATGGCGTGGTATTAACTCTTTGAGTTTTTCGATGATGGTTCTTGCTCTTTCATAAGCCTTCGAGCGATGGGTGATCATTGCTAAAGCATCGACAGGATCACCGTTCACCAAAATATCTACCTTCACTAAGTCTGATTCTCTATAACCTACAAACTCATAATCCATAGAAGCATATCCTTTTGAGTAGCTCTTTAGTTTATCGTAGAATTCGAAAATTAACTCTGATAGGGGCATTAAGTAGATCATCTGAACTTTACTTTCATCGATATATAAAATGTTTTCTTGGATGCCACGTTTTTCTTGAAATAAATTCATGATATTTCCTATGAACTCTTGTGGAGTTATAACATTCACTTTTGCATAAGGTTCTTCTTTTTTTGTGATTTTCGTTGGGTCTGGCCACTCGGATGGATTTGAAATTTCTACGGTTTTCCCATCTGTGAGGGTTATTCTATATTTTACTGATGGAGCTGTGTGAATCAAGGCTAATCCAAATTCTCTTTCCAAACGCTCTTGGATAATTTCCATGTGTAAAAGTCCCAAATACCCAATCCGAAATCCATTCCCTAAAGCTACTGAATTTTCGGGTTCAAAAATCAATGACGCATCATTGAGCTTTAACTTCAAGAGAGCATCTTTTAGGTCCTCGTAATCTTCGTTATTTATCGGGAACAAACCAGCAAACACCATGGGTTTGATTTCCTTATATCCCGGTAGTGGTTCTTTTGCCGGGTTTTTAGCTAAGGTGATTGTGTCTCCTACCCTTGTGTCTTCCACTGATTTTATTCCAGCGATGATGTAGCCAACTTCACCAGCTTGTAATTCATTTCTTGGTATCATTTTTAATTGCTGGATTCCTAATTCAGAGACCACATAGGTTTTTTGGTTACTCATGAGGAGTATCTCATCTCCTTTTCTAATGCTTCCATCGAAAATTCGCACCTTCATCACAGCTCCGAAGTAGGAATTATAAAAAGAATCATAGATCAAAGCCTTTAATGGTGCATGAAGGTTCCCTTTAGGTGGGGGTATATAAATTCGAATGGCTTCTAAAATTTTCTCGACGTTTTGTCCCGTTTTCGCAGATATGGGGATGGCTCTATTTGGGTCTAACCCTAATGTGGTTTCAATTTGTTCCAAACAACGTTCAATATTTGCCGCTGGTAAGTCAATCTTATTGATTACAGGAATGATTTCTAATTCATTTTCTAAAGCTAAATAAAAATTAGCTAAGGTTTGAGCTTCTATTCCTTGAGTAGCATCAATAACCAAAAGGACTCCCTCACAAGCTGCTAAAGAACGAGAAACCTCATACGTAAAATCCACGTGCCCCGGGGTATCAATTAAATTGTAGATGTAAGTTTTACCATCCAGAGATGTATATTCAAAAGTAGCAGAGTTTAACTTGATGGTGATTCCTCTTTCTCTTTCAATATCCATTGTGTCTAATATTTGATCTTTTTTGTTTCTTTCATCGACGATTTTTGCTAACTCCAATAAACGGTCTGCAAGAGTGGATTTTCCGTGATCAATATGCGCAATGATGCTGAAATTACGAATTAAAGATAAGTCTTTCATATTTTCTAATTTTGTTATCATTTCGTAGAATACTTATAAAAGTCAAGCTAACTATATGTGATATAGTCAAACTCAAAGAAACAATTGACAAGCCTAAAAGTAAAAAAAACATAAAAAATTACAAATCAATAAAATAAGGAGAATTTATGGATATTCAATTCCACTTCACAAATGTAGATTCTTCTGATGCTCTTAAAGATCATACCAAAAGAATCATCGACAAGCTGACAAACTATTTCAACCGATTGGTTTCTGTAACAGTTCGATTCAAAGTTGAAAGAAGTGAACATATCGTAGAAATCACAATAAATGGAGATGGGGGAGTTTTTGTCGCAGAAGGAAAATCCAACAATATGTATACTTCATTAGATGTTGTAGAAAAAAAATTACAAAAACAAATCAAAAAACACAAAGAAAAATTTATAAGCCACTAAAATGGCAAAAGTTTCAATTAAAGAATTACTTGAAATTCAAGAACTTCAGCTTGAGGTTTTGGCAGGTCATGATGGTCTTAATAATCAAATCAGTGTAGTGGATATTAACCGACCTGGACTTGCTCTTGTAGGATTTTATGAAAATTTTGCCTATAATCGCTTACAAGTTATAGGAAAAGGAGAGTATTCCTATATCAATAAATGTAGTCTAAGTGAACAGATTAATATTATCAGAACTTTTTTGAGTTATCCTATTCCAGCTGTATTATTTACCCATAATCATATACCACCTTCATGTGTGATTGATGAAGCCAATCAACGAAATGTTCCCATCTTAAAAACTATTCTTAGTACTCATGAATTTCAGATGAAGTATTTCTCTTTGATGTCGGAACTGCTTGCGGAGGAGGTAATAGTTCATGGTGTGCTTTTGGACGTTTTTGGAGTAGGATTGTTAATTCAAGGTGAAAGCGGCATTGGAAAATCAGAAACTGCTATTGAACTTATTGAGAGAGGACATAGATTAATAGCTGACGATGTAGTGAAAATCAAGGCTGTTTCAGAAAACACACTTTATGGATACACGATCCAAGATATCGAATATCACATGGAACTTCGAGGTATTGGAATCATTAATATCAAAGACATATACGGAATCAGAGCTACAAGAAAAAAAATCCAAATAGATTTAGCAGTTTATCTGGAGGAATGGAAAGATGAAAAAGAATATGACCGCTTAGGATTAGACGAAAACTTTATTGAAATTTTGAAAGTCAAAATTCCTTGTGTATCAATTCCCATCCGCCCTGGAAGAAACATTCCCATCCTGATTGAAACTGCTGCGATGAACTTTCGTTTGAAAACTATGGGTTATAATTTAGCAGAAAATTTCTTGAACAAAATGCAAAATAAAATATTGTCAAAAAAAGATTTAAGTAATAAATTAGAATAGAAATGTATGATTGTGAAAACCTTGAAGGTGAATTTGGAAAGTGGATTGCATGCAAGACCAGCGGCGGAGTTCGTTCGGGTAGCAAGTAAGTTTCGTTCTTCTGTTATTGTTGAATATGAAGGCATAAGTGTAAATGGAAAAAGCATTATGGGGCTCCTGATGTTAGGACTGCATCCGGGAGCTGAGATCAAAGTAATCATCAATGGCGATGATGAAAAAGAAGCTTTTCAAAGTATACAGAAACTATTAAAAAGTGGTTAATTATGTTAACTAAAACAGAGGAAGTAATATTTCAACAAGAAAACAATCCAAAAGAACCAAAGGAAAAAAATTTTCCAGAAGAAATAGAAAAAGATGAGAAGTGGAAACAAGAAGAAGATCGTATTCTCTTACGAGACATTTTCTATGTTTTTATTGTTTTATGGTTGAGTATTTTTATTGCAGAATACTTTTTTTTGGATAAAAACGCAACTCCCTTTGATCGTATTTTCGGTTATATCATGGTGTTTTTGCCTCTTGGGACGTTGAACTTTTTTCTTCATTATCTCTATCGAAACCGAAAAATCCGAATAACAGGAAAACTTCGCTCAAGTTTGCGATATAGATTGATTTTGGCATTTTTGTTAGTTTCGATTATCCCTGCCATGCCTATATTTTTGTTAACATCGGGATACATGGAGTCAATCGTTGCTATTTTCTTCAAGCTTGATCTTAAAGGTGCCATGGACTCAGCTGAAAGGATGTTGGAATTTCATGAAAAAAAGTATGCTGATGAATTCTACCAAGAAATCCAAAAGAATAAGAATAACTTTATTTTCTACATCAAAAACATTAACGACGAAATTCACAAAAAGAAGTTTAAAGAATTGATTAATACACTTTTCAATGAAAACCATGATGCCATATATTTGTATGATCAAGATAATTTGATTAAAATATATGGAGCTAATTTATTTCTACAAAAGGAAATAAATAAATTTCCCGAAAGTTATACGACAATCTTGATAGATCAAAAAAAATATGTTTTAGTTCCTTTGATTATTGATAATTATTTTAAAATCATTTTTTTAAAATCAATCTATCAAAATTTTCCAAAAGAAGAAGCTTTATATAGGAATGTAAGTTTATTGCTTTCTCAGAAGGATCGGCGTTTCGAAGAAGTTATACCTTATAACCTTAGGCTCAGTTTGGCAATACTATACCTTGCAATGATTTTGATTTCAATCATAGTTGCGATCTTTTTAGCAAGGCAGATTTCTTATCCAATTGTGTCTCTTGCAGCTGCGACTCGTCAAGTGACGCAAGGAAACTTAGATACTCGCTTGGAGATAAAGTCGGAAGGTGAAATAGATATATTGATTCAAAGTTTCAATAGCATGACGGAAGAGCTCCAGACCCTTCGAAGCCGTTTGCTGCATAGTTTGAGGGTTGCAGCATGGCAGGAAGTAGCAAGACGATTAGCACATGAAATCAAAAATCCATTAACCCCTATTCAACTCTCTGCAGAACGAATGCTACGAAAAATTGAACAAAAAAACTTCAACGAAATCGAAAAAGTTGTAAGCTCCTGCTCATCCACCATCATTCAACAAGTGAATGTTTTAAAGCACCTACTTGAGGAATTCTCGAACTTTACAAGGTTACCCAAAGCAAAATTAGAACCTCATGATATTGTTTCACTTATAAAAGAATCGACAGATTTATTTCGAAATGTCCCTGGAGTTCAAATTGAAGTTCGTGCCCATCCAAATCTACCCAAATTGTTATTAGACAAGATCGTATTCATTGGAATGATGAATAATCTCATCAAAAATGCAATCGAAGCCATCCAGGAAAAAGAAAAAACCCAAGAACATTCAAACTACAAAGGGATTATCCTTGTATCAGTTACTTTAAACAGAAAATTGGGAAGACCTTACGTAATTCTTCGAATAGAAGATAATGGAATAGGTATTCCTGATGAGATGAAAGACAAGATTTTCGAGCCTTACTTTTCCACTAAAGAAAACTACGGAAGTGGTTTGGGGCTTGCTTTTGTCGAAAGAGCTGTGATGGAACATAATGCACGCATACAAGTTTTGAATTCAAGTTTAGGGGGAGCAGAGTTTAAAATCATATTCCCAGTTCCGGTCCAAATATGAAACATAAAATCTATTTAGTTGATGATGATAAAAATATTCGTTTATCCATAAAAGAAATCTTAGAAGAAGAAGGATATGAAGTTCAAGTCTTTTCGTCGGGGAAGGCGTGTTTAAAACAATTGGAAAAAGAACGTCCTTCGGTTGTGTTTTTAGATGTTTGGCTAAATAAAGAAGATGGGATTGAAGTTCTAAAAGAAATCCGAAAGCTTTATTCTTCACTTCCCGTAATCATGATCTCTGGTCATGCAACGATTGAATTGGCGGTTCAAGCAACGAAGATTGGAGCTGTGGATTTTTTAGAAAAACCCCTTTCGATTGGAGCAATCTTAGAGAAGCTTGATCAAGTCTTACAAGTCAAGACTACGCCTTTAAAAGAAATCAAGCTTGAGCATGATGAAATCATTGGAACCTCAGAGCAAATCCTAAAAGTTAAACAAGCCATAGCTCAAGCTGCAAAAACAAACGCACGCGTGTTCATATATGGAGAAAATGGAACAGGAAAAGAATTAGTCGCAAAAATGATTTATAAGAATTCTGATCGTAAAGATAAACCTTTTGTAGATATCAACTGTGCTGCAATTCCTGAGGAACTCATAGAAAGTGAACTTTTTGGACACGAAAAAGGAGCATTTACTGGAGCTTTTGAAAGACGTATAGGAAAATTTGAACAAGCTAATGGAGGAACGTTATTTTTGGATGAAATCTGTGATATGTCTTTGGCTATGCAAGCAAAAGTGCTTCGCGTGATCGAAGAACAGCAGTTAACACGCATTGGTGGAACAGAAAAGATTTCGATTGATGTTCGAATCATCGCAGCTACAAACATCGATCCATTGCAGGCTATTAAAGAAGGCAAATTCCGGGAAGATCTTTATTATCGTTTAAATGTCATACCAATAGTTTTACCACCCCTTAGAGATAGAGTGTCCGATATTCCTTTATTATTAGACTTTTTCTTGAAAAAAACAATAGAAGCACATAAATTACCGCCCAAAGTATTTACAAACTCCGCTATTGAACTACTTACTCAATATAGCTGGCCTGGGAATGTGAGGGAACTAAAAAACATAGTGGAAAGACTCGCTATTTTATCAGAAGAAAATGAAATCGATATCGATGATGTTCAAAATAGCCTTTTTAATTTCATTCAAGATAAAGATGAGGATTTTCCTGGTTTGGATTTAAAAAGTGCCCGTAGAGAATTCGAAAGAAATTACATCATCAAAGCCCTCAAGCAGTTTGAAAAAAACATTAGCAAAACTGCAAAATTTTTAGGAATGGAAAGAACCCATCTTCATAAAAAAATTAAAAGCTTAAATATCAAAATCGAAGATATATGAAAATAGATATTCATCAAGTGAGGGATAGTTATGCGAAAGTATTAAAAGAATTCTCAAAATACTTAGAAGATATACGATATATTGAGCCTTTTCCTTTTTTAGTGGGGAATCCACCGAGGGTTTATTTACCATTATCAAACAAGAGGGTTGAGCCACAAATGCAGAGAAAGGAAAGAATTGAATCATCTCACAGTGAGGTAAAAATCACTCTCAATGAAAACCAGATTTGTCAGCTCTGTTCAAACAAGGCTTATGCGGTTCGAAAATACTTCAAAAAACCCACTAAAGAAGAATTAAAGATTATGATACTTCACTACAATGGTAGCATAGATAACAATCAAATCCCCAAAGATGTGAGTGAAAAATTCTACTTCTCCTCAAAAGAAGAAGATGAGGTATTCAATCGAATGTTGTCGTCCTTTCATTATACTTTGGAAAATTTTTATTTTCAAGAGTTTGTTGCTTGTCATTTTTCTTTTCAGAGTTCTCATGAAGAATGGAATACCCGAGTTCAGAATTGCCTTCCTTTTTTAGAAAAAAACGTAAAAGATCATCAGATTCAAAAGCTGATGATTGTAGGGAGTGCCGCCATCCTTCTATTTGGAAATGAAGCAAAAGAAATTGTTAAAAAACCTCATTTACTTCCTTTTCACATACATGATTTGGAGTTAAAGGCAATTATATTAAGAAGTCCTCAAGCAATCCTGAAATTAGAGCAAAAAAGAAAGGAGCTACAATCACTTTTGCAGAAATATCCAAAAGAATGGGAAGTGTATAACAAAACCAAAGAAATCGATCAAGCGTTAAAAGAAATCGTTGAAAGCTTACAAAGAAAAGAACAAACAAAAAGAGTCGAGATTGCAAACGTCAAGCTTACACCAGCATCTCAAATCAAAAATGAAAAAACAATCGAAAATGAAATCAAAAAACAACTCGGAGAAAGCAAGCTTTTATTATATAAAACCTTTAAAGCCAAAAAAGAAGAAATCGAGGTCAAACAACAAATCGTGAAATCCCTTGAGGTTTTTTTCCAATCTCAATCGTAAAAAATGTTTAAGATTGCGAAAGTGGTTTTTCCTTACCCCATTGAAGAAGAATATGATTACATCATTCCCACTTCTTTACAGGAACAGACCGAAGTAGGAAAAAGAGTCGAAGTAGAACTAAAAACTCGAATAGAAGAAGGAATGGTGATTTCTACTTACGAAATAAGTTTTTTAGACCCAACCACCAAGTATAAAGAAATCCAAAAGGTTTTGGATTCATTTCCCATTATCAATCAAGAACAGATTCAGCTTTCCTATTGGATGGCTGATTATTACTTGTGTGAGGTAGGCGAAGCTCTTGATAAAATGTATCCTAAACCGTGTAAACTCACCCAAAAAGATTTAAAAGAAATACAAAAACAAACAGTTGAAACAATACACACAGAAAATCTTGTCTCTTTGTCAGAGGAACAAAAAACGGTTTTTGAAGACATCCAAAAAACCCTCGATATTCAAAAACCATCACTACATCTGATTCATGGTATTACGGGTTCAGGGAAAACGGAAATCTATCTTTACCTGATTGTAGAAGTATTAAAACGAAATAAAGGAGTCCTTTTTTTGGTTCCCGAAATCAGCATCACAGTCCAAATGATCCAAAGAGTTCGAAAGATTGTTGGTAATCATCTATCAATCCTACATTCAAACTTAACTGATAAAGAACGCTTCAAAGAGTACGTGAAAATTCTTAATCAAAAAGCTCCAGTTGTTTTAGGAACGAGATCAGCGGTTTTTGCTCCAATATCAAACTTAGGACTAATTATCATCGATGAAGAACATGACTCATCTTATCGAGAACATAGTCATCCACGATACGACGCAAAAGAAGTAGCAAGAAAGAGAAGCGAATTGAATCGCATTCCTCTTGTTTTGGGTTCTGCAACACCAAGAATAGAAATACGATATGAAACCCAAAAATACAATCATCAAGAGATAAATGAAACTACTTATCGTCTTCATTTTTTGAAAAAAAGAATCTTGGGGAGACTACCAGAAGTTTACCTCATTGAGCGAGAGAACTCCGATCAGCCAATCAGTAATCAACTTCTGAATGAAATAGAAATCAATGCGAAGAATAAAAAACAAACTTTAATTTTATTGAATCGAAGAGGCTATCATCCTTATCTTTATTGTAAGAATTGTAAAAAGAATATATCTTGTCCCAACTGTTCGATTTCTTTAAGTTTACATAAAGAACACGATGGGTTTAGTCTAAAGTGTCATTATTGCAACCACCAACAACTTGCTATACAAAGATGTCCTGATTGTGGAGGTAAACTTATCAAGTTAGGAACTGGAATTCAGAAAGTAGAAGAGTTTCTTTTGCGTGTTTTCCCGAATTTGAGGAT includes:
- the lepA gene encoding translation elongation factor 4; protein product: MKDLSLIRNFSIIAHIDHGKSTLADRLLELAKIVDERNKKDQILDTMDIERERGITIKLNSATFEYTSLDGKTYIYNLIDTPGHVDFTYEVSRSLAACEGVLLVIDATQGIEAQTLANFYLALENELEIIPVINKIDLPAANIERCLEQIETTLGLDPNRAIPISAKTGQNVEKILEAIRIYIPPPKGNLHAPLKALIYDSFYNSYFGAVMKVRIFDGSIRKGDEILLMSNQKTYVVSELGIQQLKMIPRNELQAGEVGYIIAGIKSVEDTRVGDTITLAKNPAKEPLPGYKEIKPMVFAGLFPINNEDYEDLKDALLKLKLNDASLIFEPENSVALGNGFRIGYLGLLHMEIIQERLEREFGLALIHTAPSVKYRITLTDGKTVEISNPSEWPDPTKITKKEEPYAKVNVITPQEFIGNIMNLFQEKRGIQENILYIDESKVQMIYLMPLSELIFEFYDKLKSYSKGYASMDYEFVGYRESDLVKVDILVNGDPVDALAMITHRSKAYERARTIIEKLKELIPRHQFQIPLQAAIGSKVIARENISALRKNVLAKCYGGDITRKKKLLEKQKEGKRRMKMIGSVEIPQEAFLALLKTNEEKR
- the raiA gene encoding ribosome-associated translation inhibitor RaiA codes for the protein MDIQFHFTNVDSSDALKDHTKRIIDKLTNYFNRLVSVTVRFKVERSEHIVEITINGDGGVFVAEGKSNNMYTSLDVVEKKLQKQIKKHKEKFISH
- the hprK gene encoding HPr(Ser) kinase/phosphatase codes for the protein MAKVSIKELLEIQELQLEVLAGHDGLNNQISVVDINRPGLALVGFYENFAYNRLQVIGKGEYSYINKCSLSEQINIIRTFLSYPIPAVLFTHNHIPPSCVIDEANQRNVPILKTILSTHEFQMKYFSLMSELLAEEVIVHGVLLDVFGVGLLIQGESGIGKSETAIELIERGHRLIADDVVKIKAVSENTLYGYTIQDIEYHMELRGIGIINIKDIYGIRATRKKIQIDLAVYLEEWKDEKEYDRLGLDENFIEILKVKIPCVSIPIRPGRNIPILIETAAMNFRLKTMGYNLAENFLNKMQNKILSKKDLSNKLE
- a CDS encoding HPr family phosphocarrier protein, with protein sequence MIVKTLKVNLESGLHARPAAEFVRVASKFRSSVIVEYEGISVNGKSIMGLLMLGLHPGAEIKVIINGDDEKEAFQSIQKLLKSG
- a CDS encoding ATP-binding protein; the encoded protein is MLTKTEEVIFQQENNPKEPKEKNFPEEIEKDEKWKQEEDRILLRDIFYVFIVLWLSIFIAEYFFLDKNATPFDRIFGYIMVFLPLGTLNFFLHYLYRNRKIRITGKLRSSLRYRLILAFLLVSIIPAMPIFLLTSGYMESIVAIFFKLDLKGAMDSAERMLEFHEKKYADEFYQEIQKNKNNFIFYIKNINDEIHKKKFKELINTLFNENHDAIYLYDQDNLIKIYGANLFLQKEINKFPESYTTILIDQKKYVLVPLIIDNYFKIIFLKSIYQNFPKEEALYRNVSLLLSQKDRRFEEVIPYNLRLSLAILYLAMILISIIVAIFLARQISYPIVSLAAATRQVTQGNLDTRLEIKSEGEIDILIQSFNSMTEELQTLRSRLLHSLRVAAWQEVARRLAHEIKNPLTPIQLSAERMLRKIEQKNFNEIEKVVSSCSSTIIQQVNVLKHLLEEFSNFTRLPKAKLEPHDIVSLIKESTDLFRNVPGVQIEVRAHPNLPKLLLDKIVFIGMMNNLIKNAIEAIQEKEKTQEHSNYKGIILVSVTLNRKLGRPYVILRIEDNGIGIPDEMKDKIFEPYFSTKENYGSGLGLAFVERAVMEHNARIQVLNSSLGGAEFKIIFPVPVQI
- a CDS encoding sigma-54 dependent transcriptional regulator encodes the protein MKHKIYLVDDDKNIRLSIKEILEEEGYEVQVFSSGKACLKQLEKERPSVVFLDVWLNKEDGIEVLKEIRKLYSSLPVIMISGHATIELAVQATKIGAVDFLEKPLSIGAILEKLDQVLQVKTTPLKEIKLEHDEIIGTSEQILKVKQAIAQAAKTNARVFIYGENGTGKELVAKMIYKNSDRKDKPFVDINCAAIPEELIESELFGHEKGAFTGAFERRIGKFEQANGGTLFLDEICDMSLAMQAKVLRVIEEQQLTRIGGTEKISIDVRIIAATNIDPLQAIKEGKFREDLYYRLNVIPIVLPPLRDRVSDIPLLLDFFLKKTIEAHKLPPKVFTNSAIELLTQYSWPGNVRELKNIVERLAILSEENEIDIDDVQNSLFNFIQDKDEDFPGLDLKSARREFERNYIIKALKQFEKNISKTAKFLGMERTHLHKKIKSLNIKIEDI
- the priA gene encoding primosomal protein N' → MFKIAKVVFPYPIEEEYDYIIPTSLQEQTEVGKRVEVELKTRIEEGMVISTYEISFLDPTTKYKEIQKVLDSFPIINQEQIQLSYWMADYYLCEVGEALDKMYPKPCKLTQKDLKEIQKQTVETIHTENLVSLSEEQKTVFEDIQKTLDIQKPSLHLIHGITGSGKTEIYLYLIVEVLKRNKGVLFLVPEISITVQMIQRVRKIVGNHLSILHSNLTDKERFKEYVKILNQKAPVVLGTRSAVFAPISNLGLIIIDEEHDSSYREHSHPRYDAKEVARKRSELNRIPLVLGSATPRIEIRYETQKYNHQEINETTYRLHFLKKRILGRLPEVYLIERENSDQPISNQLLNEIEINAKNKKQTLILLNRRGYHPYLYCKNCKKNISCPNCSISLSLHKEHDGFSLKCHYCNHQQLAIQRCPDCGGKLIKLGTGIQKVEEFLLRVFPNLRIERLDTDVIHREKVLNQVIQEFIDGKIDILTGTQMISKGIDAPNLSLVGVLQADAGLYLSDYRSSERTFSLLVQVAGRSGRRDNSGRVFLEVMDKDNFYIQWALKQDYESFYKWELSLRKEFHYPPFVRLIRLLVRSSSKERSLKFIRLLSEHIESIKRKNGNLYEIVGPSPAPIFRLHDKYRYHVLIKTQEFHQTINQLKDTIKNFKKKLSGESYLEIEIDPIDIF